Sequence from the Nocardiopsis sp. YSL2 genome:
TTCGGCGGGGTCGGCTCGATCCTCGGCGTCATGTGCGGCGTCGTGCTGCTCGGCGCCATCCGCAACGCGCTCCAACTCTTCGGGCTGTCCAGCGAGGTCCTGCAGATCATCACCGGTCTGATCCTCATCGCCTCCGTGGTCACACCCAACCTCGTGGCCAGGGTCCGCGCCAGACGCGCACCCGGGTCCCCACCCGTGTCCACACCCGTGCCCGTCCCCAGCTCCACCGACCGTCCACGTAATGGAGAACAGTCATGATCGATCCCCTGCGCCCGCGCTACCTGGCCCTGGTCGCCACGGCGGCCGCCGTGCTGATGACCGCCGCCTGCGGCGGCACCACCATCGACGACGCTGCCGAGGAGTCGGGCGGTTCCGGCCCGACCGGCACCGCCGACCCCGACGCGGAGATCCCCGAGGGCCTGAAGATCGACTTCCTGCCCAAGCAGCTCAACAACCCCTACTCCGACATCGTCAACGCCGGTGGCGCGCAGGCCGTGGAGGAGCTGGCGGGCGAGTACACCGAGCGCGGCGGCACCGAGCCCACCGCCGACTCCCAGGTGGAGTACATCAACGCCGCCAGCCAGGCCGCCAGCGACGTCATCGTCATCGCCGCCAACGACCCCGACGCGGTCTGCCCGGCCCTCAACGAGGCCCGCGACAACGGCGCCGCCATCGTCGGCTACGACTCCAACGCCAACTGCACCGACGTGTTCGTCAACCAGTCCTCCGACGACCTGATCGGCCGCGCGCTGGTGGAGATGATCTCCGCACAGCTCGACGGCGAGGGCACCTTCGCGGTCCTGTCGGCGACCCCCAACGCCACGAACCAGAACACCTGGATCGCGGCGATGGAGGAGATCCTGCAGGAGGACGAGTACGCTGACCTGGAACTGGTCGACACCGTCTACGGCAACGACGACGACCTGGAGTCCTTCCAGGAGATGCAGGGCCTGATGCAGTCCTACCCGGACCTGGACGGCGTCGTGTCGCCGACCACCGTGGGCATCTCCGCCGCGGCACGCTACGTCAGCGACTCCGAGTACAAGGGCGAGGTCGCCATCACCGGTCTGGGCACGCCCAACCAGATGCGCGAGTTCGTCCACGACGGCACCGTCGAGGAGTTCGCCCTGTGGAACCCGCACGAGCTGGGCTACCTGGCCGGCTACACCGGCGCCGCGCTCAAGGCCGGACAGATCACCGGCGCCGAGGGCGAGACCTTCACCGCCGGTGAGCTGGGCGAGTACACGGTCGGCGAGGACGGCGAGGTCGTGCTCGGCCCGCCGACGGTGTTCAACGAGGACAACATCGACGACTTCGACTTCTAGATTCCTCCTCCGGGCGGGCCGCTCCGGGCGGCCCGCCCGCCCACCCGTCACCCGCCACCGGCCGAGGGGCACTTCGTGCGGGGGCGTCCACCCTCAACGGACGCCTTCGGCGCGGTGCCCGCCCGTCCGCCCACCCGGAAGAAGAATCCCTTGCAGCGCGTCTGCTTCATCCTGAAGGTCCGCCAGGAGCGCCTGGAGGAGTACAAGGAACGGCACGCCGCCGTCTGGCCCGAGATGCGCGCGGCGCTCAGCGAGACCGGATGGCACAACTACTCGCTCTTCTGCACCGACGACGGCATGGTCGTGGGCTACCTGGAGACCGAGGACTTCGAGGCGGCCCGCGCCGCGATGGCCCGCACCGACGTCAACGAGCGCTGGCAGGCCGAGATGGCGCCCTTCTTCGAGGGACTGCCCGGCCGCCCCGACGAGGGCATGCTCCCGCTCACCGAGATCTTCCACCTGGCCTGACCCACGACACCGACCCGCTCCCCCTGTCGAAAGGCTTCCGGATGTCCCCCCGCACCGCCCCCCGCACCCGCCTCCTGACCTCGGCGCTGGCTCTGACGCTGGCCGTCCCCCTCGCGGGCGCCCTGGGGTCCCCGGCCGCCGCGGCCGCCGAACCCTCGGCCACGCCCCTGGGACAGCAGACCCTGGACGAGCGGGCCCTGTACTTCGTCTCCTACGACGGACTCGTCAACAACGGCTCCTACCAGCAGTCCGGCATCATCACCCATGGCGACCACCAGTACGCCGCCTGGTACACCGAGACCCGGCACGCCGTCCTGGCCCGCCGCGGTCTCGACGGCGGCGAATGGCAGACCCTGGAGCTGCCGCACCGGCTCAGCGTCGACGACTCGCACAACAGCATCTCGCTGGGCGTGTCCGCCGAGGACCGCAGCCTGCACGTGGCCATGGACACCCACAACAACCGCGTCTACTACACGCGCTCGGCCGAGGGCCTGCTGTCCGGCGACGCCCCCTGGTCCCTCGACTCCTTCGAGCCGATCAGCCGGGACCTGGCCGGGCTGGACCTCGGATCGATCACCTACCCCCGGTTCATCAGTGCCCCCGACGACGGGCTGCAGCTCGCCTACCGGACCGGCGGATCCGGCAACGGCACCCTGGAGCTGGCCGAGTACGACGGGGACGACGGCGGCGACGGCCACTGGACGCACCTGGGCGCGTGGTCCTCCCCCGAGGGCTCCTACGCGGCCAACGGCGCGGTGAGCACCAGCCGCAACATGTACCTGCACGGCATCGGCTACGGCGACGACGGCCGACTGCACGCGTCGTTCACCTGGCGCGAGACCGCCGCGGGAGGCGACATCCTCTGCCACCCCGGCGGACTGTCCAACCACGACACCGGCTACGTCTACAGCGACGACGAGGGCCGCACCTGGCGCACCGACGACGGCTCCGTGGCCGCGGTCACCGGCACCTCGCAGCGGGTGTCCGTGGACACCCCCGGCCACGTGGTCGACCCCCTGCCGCTGAACTACGCGCTGATGAACCAGGAGTCGCAGGCGGTCGACGGCGAGGGCAACCCGCACGTCCTGATCAGCTACCGGCCGGGGCGGTTCGGGCACTGCTCCACCGACTTCGCCCGCGACCGCCGGAACCAGGGGTACGTCTTCCACCTGTACCAGGACGACGCGGGCCAGTGGCACAAGACGGAGATCCCCGAGCCGCTCCAGGCCTTCGGCCGGTCCCGGCTGGTCATGACCGACGAGGACACCGCCTACGTGGTCATGCCCTTCGGCCGGATCATGGCGGCGACCGCCGAGTCCGGCTGGACGGACTGGACGATGGTCGACGACGGTTCGGACATCGACGCCTTCGGAGAGGTGCTCGTGGACGAGTCCAGGGTCGCCTCCGAGGGCGTGCTGTCGATCATGTACCAGGAGGCGGGCGACCGGCCCTCCACTCCCATCCGGGTCGCCGACTTCCGGCTCGGCTGACCCCGCCCGGGGCCCGTGCGTTCGTGCCCGGGCCCCGGCACGCGGTTCCGGCCTGCGCGCTCCGGATTCCTCCGCTGACTTGTTCGATGGACTGAGTCGATAGGGTGCGGATATGGCTCACGTTCCCGCGGCTGAGCGCCGCCCTCAGTTGATCGACGCGGCCATCAGCCTGATGACCAGGGAGGGCATGGCCGCCGGCAGCACGCGCGCCATCGCCGCGGAGCTCGGTGTCGCGCAGGCCACGGTCCACTACACCTTCGGAACGAAGGAGGACCTGTACCTGGCGGTCATGGACCGGCTCACCGAGGACCTGATCGCGCGGGTCGAGCAAGCGGCTCCGGAGGACGCCGGCTTCGAGGAGACCATCACCGCACTGGCCGGCGCCCTGTGGCGCACCATGCGCGAGGACGCGGCCAGGTACCACCTGCTCACGGAGCTGACCATGTTCGCCCTGCGCACCCCTCGCCTGGGCCGGGCCCGCCGGACCCACTACCAAGGGGTGACCGAGCTGACGGCGAGGATGGTCACCGAGACGGCGGCGCGTACGGGCTACGAGCTCGCCCAGCCCGCCGAGGCGGTCGCCCGGTTCTTCCTCGCCGGCTTCGACGGGCTGACGATGCAGCACCTCTACGCACCGGAGGAGTCGGCGGAGCACGCCAGCCTGCGGGCTCTGGTCGCCGCGACCCTGGCTCTGGCCGGGGGACGGCTCGACCTGGTGGAGGTACCGACGGACTGACGCCGCGGCGGAGAGGTCCGGGCCCCGGTGGCGGGGTCGGCCCCGCCACCGGTGGGACGCGGTGTCGGCCGTCCGAGCACGCGGGCGTTGCGCGTCACGGCGGCCGCCGGGACCCGACCGTCCGGGGCCGTGGCGGCCGAGCGGTCCAGGGTGGCACGCTCAGCCGGCCCAGACGTCCTCGACGTAGTGCCCGGACCCGATGAGCCCGGTCAGCCAGGCGGAGGCCCCTGCATCGTCCGCGCCGGTGTGCTCGCGATAGACCGCCCGGAAGGCCTCCCGCACGGCAGGGGCCATGCGTCGGCCGTCACCGCAGACGTGGACCCGGCCACCGGCCTCCAGCACGGACCAGACCTCCGCGCTCTCGCGCATGATGCGGTCCTGGACGAACCGGGCTCCGTTCTCGGGCGCGTGCATGAAGGCGGGGCGCATACTGACGGCCCCGGCCGCCTCGGCGCGGGCGAGCTCCTCGCGGTGGAGGTAGTCGACGTCGGGATGGTCGCAGCCGAAGTAGCACAGCAGGGTCCCGGTCCTCCCCGTGTGCAGCCGGTCGAGGATCGCGCCGCGGAAGGGTGCCAGCCCGGTGCCGGCGCTCACCACGATGACCGGCACGGACGGGTCCTCGGGCAGACGGAACGCCTCGCCGCACGGCAGTACCCGGGCCTGCAGCGTGTCGCCGGCCGTCACGGTCCGGACGTGGTGGGAGGCGATGCCGTGGAAGGTGCCCTCTCCGCTCCGGTGCGGGGCGGAGAGCAGGGACACCATGAGGTCCACCTCCCCGGGGGACTTCCTGGCGGACGAGGAGATCGAGTAGCGGCGTGGGCGCAGGGCCGGCAGCGATTCCAGGAAGCGGGCGAAGGGCAGCTCGCAGGACCGGTAGCGCTCCAGGAGGTCCAGGACACTGAGTCCGGCGTCGGTGACCCGCTCACGGAAGGCGTCGGGAACCGCCGCGGCGAGTTCGGCCAGGGGGCGCTGCTCGGGCGGGCAGACGGTGTGCTCGGCGAGCACGGCGACCTGGTCCTGGGTCGCGGGGACCTGCAGTTCCACGAAGTCGGTCAGCAGTCGGCGCAGGGTCAGCGGGCGGTCGACGGGCAGGGCGTTGCGGCTGCGGCGGCGGGCCCGCAGGCGGACGGTGCGGTCCAGGTCGAGGTCGAAGCGCGCGGAGACCCGGCGGACGAGGGCGTCCGGGTTCTCGGGCAGGACCGCCAGATGATCACCGGTCCTGTAGGTGACGCCCTCGGGCAGCCGCAGCCTCACGAAGCGTTTGGACCGGCCGAGTTCATGGTCCGTGTCGACGAGCTCGCGCGCGTCGAGCACCTCCATCGGTTGCACGCCGTGCCGTGCCGTGAGTCCGCCGGTGACCGAGTCGGTGGTGTCCTCGATTTCGTACAGGCCCCGGTCCTCGCCCGGCTCGTCGGTGTCCGCGGCCGCGGACACCGGCTCACCGTCGCGTTCCAGCAGGGCCGTCCACAGGGCGCCCGTCCACCGGTCCACGGCACCCGTGAAGTCCCCGGACGCGTCGGCCGTGCCGCGCGGCACCAGCGGTGTGGCGCCGGCCGCTGCCAGGCGCTCGTCGATGAGGGCCGGGACGCGCTGATAGGTGGCCGCCCAGTTGCGGTCACCGACACCGAGCACGGCGTAGGCGACACCGTCGAGAGAGCCTGGCCGGAGCCCCTCCGTCCAGGCGACGAACTCGGCGGCGTCGTCGGTGGGCCTGCCGTTGTAGGAGGCGGCCACGATCACCACCGGGCCCGCGGCGGAGCTCAGCCCGCCGGCGTGCTCGTTGAGGGGGGCGACGGACGGGGCGAACCCGTACGCGTCGCCCTCCACCGCCAGATCGCGGGCGATACCGGCGCAGGTGCCCAGGTTGGAGCCGTGCAGCAGGGTCAGCGCGGTGCCGGCTGCCCGTCGCTCGGTGGGCTCCGCCCGGCCGGCGGTGGCGCTGTGCGGGGTCGCGGGGGGCCGGCGGCGCTCGCCGCTGGTGCGCCGGGCCAGCATGAGTGTGAACCCGTCGGGCTTGAGGGTGAGGGTCTGCTTGATCTTCAGCCGGTAGTCGGTGTGGTCGATCAGCCGGTAGCGGTGCACGAGCAGCCCCAGCAACAGGGTGGCCTCGTGCAGCGCGAACTGACGGCCGATACAGGCGCGTTCACCGCTGCCGAACGGCTTGTACAGGTGGACCGGGCGCGTCGCCTCCCGCTCGGGGGTGAAGCGCTCGGGGTCGAACAGCTCGACGTTCTCACCCCAGGCGGGGTCGCGGTGCAGGGCCGGGGTGAGCACCATGAGGGTCTCGCCCCCGCGCACGGTGTACCGGCCCCCGATGACGGTGTCCTCGATGGGCTCCACGGCGAAGGCGGGTGCGGTCGGCCACAACCGCAGACTCTCGTTGAGGACCTGGCGGATGTACGTGAGCTTGCCGACGTCGCCGTAGCCGGGGTGCGGGTTGTCGGTGTCCCCCCACAGGGCGTCCACCTCGGCCTGGGCCCGGGCGAGCACCTCGGGGTGCTTGGTCAGGTAGTACAGGGCGAAGGACAGCGCGCCGCTGGTGGTCTCGTGCCCGGCGATGAGGAACGTGATCACCTGGTTGCGGATGTTGGCGTCGTCCAGCAGGTCGCCCGTCACTGGATCCGGGGTGTTCAGCATCCGGCCCAGCAGGTCGTCCGCGCTCGTGTCGCCGGTGGTCCTGCGCCGCCGGATGACCTCGTCGACCAGGTCCGTCATCAGCTCGGCGTCGCGGCGGTACTGCTCGGCCTGCTTCGGCCTGAACAGCTCCGCGCCCGGAACGGACTCCACCTTGCTCTGGGCGAACGCCAGTGCCCGTGACATCGCGCCGACGAAGGGGTGCGGTTCGTCCCGGTGCAGGGACTGGAAGTCGTAGCCGAAGCCGCACAGGCCGATGGTGTCGAACGTCAGCCGGGTCATGTCCTCGGGAACGTCCACGGGCCGTGCACCGGCGGCCCGGTCCCACGTGTCGATCAGGGAGTGGGCGGCGTCGAGCATGGTCGCGTGGTAGTCGCGCATCGCCCCGAGTGAGAACGCGGGCATCAGGACGTCGTGTGCCTTGCGCCAGTTCGCTTCGTGGTGGAAGGCGGTGAACAAGCCGTCCCCGGCGAACTGGCGGATCTCGACCAGGTCCGCGTGCACGTTCTTGCGGAACCGGGTCTCGTCGGCCAGTTCCGCCACCAGGTCCGCGCCACCGACGAAGACGTTCTCGGACCCGAAGGCGCGGACCCGGTACACCGGCCCCATCTCCTCGAACTCCTTCATCAGGTGCATGAGGCCGTCGATCCCCGTCGGGATGCCGAGGGCGTGGCCGACCAGGGGCAGCGCCGGGCGCTCGGGGATCGTCCGGGCCGCGGCAGCGGATGCCTGCGTCATGGGAGTGCCTTTCGTTCCGCGTCTTCCGTCGCTCGCAGACCACCATACGAGTGACATAGTCACTCGAACATGTCGAGTGACTGTGTTGAATGACACGGTCGGGTGAAGGAATGAAAGGCGGGGGAGGGGTGTCGTGGTGCGCGGCCCGGGCCGAACGCCGGGGCCCCACCATGACCGGGCCCGGCGCGGGCCCCGCCCCAACGGTGTGCCGGGCTCGCCCGCACCGGAGCGGTCCGGTGCGGGGAGCGGGGCGGGTCAGTGGACGTAGGGCCAGCCGGAGGAGTCCCAGCCGAGCCAGTTGAGCCCCAGCAGTGCCGTGCCGTCGTCGGCGTAGTAGTGGTAGGCGAGGATGTCGTTGTCGGTGTCGGCGAAGACGTCCTGGTGGCCGGGGCCGTGGATCCCGCCGTGCCCGGACAGGACCTCGGTGCCTCCGCCTGAGGTCATCGCGGTGCCGTTGCGGTCGCGGTAGGGGCCGGTGATGCTCCTGGAGCGGCCGACCATGATGCGGTAGGTGCTGTCCGCGCCGCGGCAGCACAGGTCGAAGGAGACGAACAGGTAGTACCAGCCGCCGCGGTGGAAGAGGGTCGGTGCCTCGATGGCTCCGCCCCCGCGCCCGGCGATCGAGTACAGGTTTCCGTCGTAGCGCTTGCCGGTGGCCGGGTCGATCCGGACCATCTTGAGGCCCGACCAGAACGAGCCGAAGGCCATCCACCACCGGCCCCGCGTGTCCACCTGCAGGTGGGGATCGATGGCGTTGTAGTCGTTCGAGGTGAACGACTCGATGACCAGGCCCTCGTCGCGCCAGGTTCCGGAGTTCCCGCTGGTGCTGGTGGCCAGGAAGATCGCGGACCGGTTGGAGCCGAAACTCGAAGCGGAGTAGTAGAGGTGGTAGCGGCCGTTGGCATGGGACAGGTGCGGAGCCCACAGGTTGCGGTCGCCGCCCGTGTACGGGGTGGTCCAGGGGGCGCCGCCGGGGAAGACCGTGCCCGCGTCCCTGAAGGCGGTCCGGTCGGCCGAGGTCTTCAGTGCGACGTCGTGGCCGGTGTGGGCGACCAGATAGCCGCCTTCGGGCCGTTTGACGAAGGACGGGTCGTGCAGTCTGATGTCCCCTGTCACCACGCCGGGGCCGGGGTAGTCGGCGGGCGCGGGAGCGGCGGCGGCCATGGTCGGGACCGCGGACAGCGCTCCCGTGGCCAGGGCCGCGCCCAGCATCGTGCGTCGGGAGGGGAACACGGAGGGTGTGCGGGGGTGTCGTGTCATGGGGAGCCTCCTCGGCTCGGTGGGCGTTCTGACCGACAGGGGCCGCGGAGCACCGCAGCCGGGCTGTTAGCGCTAACATTCAGCGGAGAAGCTCCTGTGCGGAGTCCGTGGGGTGCGGGTGGCGGTGGGGAAGGGCGACGGGAGTCACGCGTCGCGGGTCCGGGCCGCCTCGGCCCGGTGGTCCGCCGGGCGCCCTGTCGGACACGGGGGGTGGTGTGTCGTGGGGGGTAGGGGGTCGGTTCGGCGGTCGCCGTTCCTCATTACGAATACGCTTCGTAATTGTTCGGTCATCGTAAGGTGGCGTCCGGTGCGCGTCAACCCTCCTTTTCCGCACACGTGCGCGTTCGCGTGTGCCGGAAGCCCCCGCCTGGTTGGGGATCCACGCGGTGCGGGTAGGTCTTGGTCGAAACCCACGCCCCCCTGGCACCCCCCACCCCCCGGAGGCAGAGAGTGCGTTTACGGATCGTCCTGTCGACCCTGGTCGTCCTGTGGCTGCTGATCGGGCTGGTCGCCGCCTTCCAACGCGGCCTGTTCTTCCGTGATGAGGCCTCGTGCTCGACCGTCGGGCACACGTTCGGCACCATCTTCGTGGGCCCGCTGAACTACCTGGGGGTGAACCCGAGCGTGGAGTGCCC
This genomic interval carries:
- a CDS encoding BNR repeat-containing protein; amino-acid sequence: MSPRTAPRTRLLTSALALTLAVPLAGALGSPAAAAAEPSATPLGQQTLDERALYFVSYDGLVNNGSYQQSGIITHGDHQYAAWYTETRHAVLARRGLDGGEWQTLELPHRLSVDDSHNSISLGVSAEDRSLHVAMDTHNNRVYYTRSAEGLLSGDAPWSLDSFEPISRDLAGLDLGSITYPRFISAPDDGLQLAYRTGGSGNGTLELAEYDGDDGGDGHWTHLGAWSSPEGSYAANGAVSTSRNMYLHGIGYGDDGRLHASFTWRETAAGGDILCHPGGLSNHDTGYVYSDDEGRTWRTDDGSVAAVTGTSQRVSVDTPGHVVDPLPLNYALMNQESQAVDGEGNPHVLISYRPGRFGHCSTDFARDRRNQGYVFHLYQDDAGQWHKTEIPEPLQAFGRSRLVMTDEDTAYVVMPFGRIMAATAESGWTDWTMVDDGSDIDAFGEVLVDESRVASEGVLSIMYQEAGDRPSTPIRVADFRLG
- a CDS encoding arabinan endo-1,5-alpha-L-arabinosidase, which translates into the protein MTRHPRTPSVFPSRRTMLGAALATGALSAVPTMAAAAPAPADYPGPGVVTGDIRLHDPSFVKRPEGGYLVAHTGHDVALKTSADRTAFRDAGTVFPGGAPWTTPYTGGDRNLWAPHLSHANGRYHLYYSASSFGSNRSAIFLATSTSGNSGTWRDEGLVIESFTSNDYNAIDPHLQVDTRGRWWMAFGSFWSGLKMVRIDPATGKRYDGNLYSIAGRGGGAIEAPTLFHRGGWYYLFVSFDLCCRGADSTYRIMVGRSRSITGPYRDRNGTAMTSGGGTEVLSGHGGIHGPGHQDVFADTDNDILAYHYYADDGTALLGLNWLGWDSSGWPYVH
- the rhaS gene encoding rhamnose ABC transporter substrate-binding protein; the encoded protein is MIDPLRPRYLALVATAAAVLMTAACGGTTIDDAAEESGGSGPTGTADPDAEIPEGLKIDFLPKQLNNPYSDIVNAGGAQAVEELAGEYTERGGTEPTADSQVEYINAASQAASDVIVIAANDPDAVCPALNEARDNGAAIVGYDSNANCTDVFVNQSSDDLIGRALVEMISAQLDGEGTFAVLSATPNATNQNTWIAAMEEILQEDEYADLELVDTVYGNDDDLESFQEMQGLMQSYPDLDGVVSPTTVGISAAARYVSDSEYKGEVAITGLGTPNQMREFVHDGTVEEFALWNPHELGYLAGYTGAALKAGQITGAEGETFTAGELGEYTVGEDGEVVLGPPTVFNEDNIDDFDF
- a CDS encoding TetR/AcrR family transcriptional regulator; the protein is MAHVPAAERRPQLIDAAISLMTREGMAAGSTRAIAAELGVAQATVHYTFGTKEDLYLAVMDRLTEDLIARVEQAAPEDAGFEETITALAGALWRTMREDAARYHLLTELTMFALRTPRLGRARRTHYQGVTELTARMVTETAARTGYELAQPAEAVARFFLAGFDGLTMQHLYAPEESAEHASLRALVAATLALAGGRLDLVEVPTD
- a CDS encoding L-rhamnose mutarotase, which translates into the protein MQRVCFILKVRQERLEEYKERHAAVWPEMRAALSETGWHNYSLFCTDDGMVVGYLETEDFEAARAAMARTDVNERWQAEMAPFFEGLPGRPDEGMLPLTEIFHLA
- a CDS encoding bifunctional cytochrome P450/NADPH--P450 reductase; translation: MTQASAAAARTIPERPALPLVGHALGIPTGIDGLMHLMKEFEEMGPVYRVRAFGSENVFVGGADLVAELADETRFRKNVHADLVEIRQFAGDGLFTAFHHEANWRKAHDVLMPAFSLGAMRDYHATMLDAAHSLIDTWDRAAGARPVDVPEDMTRLTFDTIGLCGFGYDFQSLHRDEPHPFVGAMSRALAFAQSKVESVPGAELFRPKQAEQYRRDAELMTDLVDEVIRRRRTTGDTSADDLLGRMLNTPDPVTGDLLDDANIRNQVITFLIAGHETTSGALSFALYYLTKHPEVLARAQAEVDALWGDTDNPHPGYGDVGKLTYIRQVLNESLRLWPTAPAFAVEPIEDTVIGGRYTVRGGETLMVLTPALHRDPAWGENVELFDPERFTPEREATRPVHLYKPFGSGERACIGRQFALHEATLLLGLLVHRYRLIDHTDYRLKIKQTLTLKPDGFTLMLARRTSGERRRPPATPHSATAGRAEPTERRAAGTALTLLHGSNLGTCAGIARDLAVEGDAYGFAPSVAPLNEHAGGLSSAAGPVVIVAASYNGRPTDDAAEFVAWTEGLRPGSLDGVAYAVLGVGDRNWAATYQRVPALIDERLAAAGATPLVPRGTADASGDFTGAVDRWTGALWTALLERDGEPVSAAADTDEPGEDRGLYEIEDTTDSVTGGLTARHGVQPMEVLDARELVDTDHELGRSKRFVRLRLPEGVTYRTGDHLAVLPENPDALVRRVSARFDLDLDRTVRLRARRRSRNALPVDRPLTLRRLLTDFVELQVPATQDQVAVLAEHTVCPPEQRPLAELAAAVPDAFRERVTDAGLSVLDLLERYRSCELPFARFLESLPALRPRRYSISSSARKSPGEVDLMVSLLSAPHRSGEGTFHGIASHHVRTVTAGDTLQARVLPCGEAFRLPEDPSVPVIVVSAGTGLAPFRGAILDRLHTGRTGTLLCYFGCDHPDVDYLHREELARAEAAGAVSMRPAFMHAPENGARFVQDRIMRESAEVWSVLEAGGRVHVCGDGRRMAPAVREAFRAVYREHTGADDAGASAWLTGLIGSGHYVEDVWAG